The proteins below are encoded in one region of Desulfosalsimonas propionicica:
- the divK gene encoding DVU0259 family response regulator domain-containing protein — translation MAKKILVIDDDPTTVKYLVSVLKNNGFETCEAYDGVEAMAVLQREKPDLITLDLEMPEEWGTRFYRKLRKQGGELRDTPVLIISAMPSRHLSVRDVVGYLSKPFDPDEVIDIINQNT, via the coding sequence ATGGCCAAAAAAATCCTCGTAATCGACGATGACCCTACCACGGTCAAGTACCTCGTCAGCGTACTGAAAAACAACGGGTTTGAAACCTGCGAGGCTTATGACGGAGTGGAAGCCATGGCGGTGCTGCAGCGGGAAAAGCCGGATTTGATCACCCTGGACCTGGAAATGCCTGAGGAATGGGGAACCCGCTTTTACCGGAAATTGCGCAAGCAGGGCGGCGAACTCAGGGACACGCCGGTGCTGATCATCAGTGCCATGCCCTCGCGGCATCTGTCGGTGCGCGATGTTGTGGGATACCTGTCAAAGCCGTTTGACCCTGACGAGGTAATTGATATTATAAATCAAAATACATAA
- a CDS encoding 4Fe-4S dicluster domain-containing protein: MLAVIFSAKIVRLLQAFVLDVLLQRKILKESVLRWAMHMLIFWGFILLLFMHALGRIVTDALFSNYEPTLNPYFFLRDLFGLMVLAGVVVAVIRRFFLKIPRLMTSSMDKYAIGILAVIILSGFLLSGVKITSKTEFSDMAEEYAGWLSQEELRALESYWVSDQGLVSSDVTRPFAADVLDQGKQAHESYCAYCHAPAKSAFASYSTGKILSPAAGAMDRAGFVGILWYIHFLSCFIGLAYLPFSKMLHIFSTPITIMANAVMDEKKSKPENVATRQIIELDACTHCCTCSLYCSAMMGYEARQNTYILPSEKIAPLKALAAGRDLNEAETRAIVEGIYLCTNCDRCTVVCPSGINLRQLWLNARERLLQQGPAEPLVLSQLSFVRGLNRKKTPADIYPLPLEKADNAVSAKYRPLLDPDRSIDLTPPAGGQQPTSGFENTFSYCFGCQNCSTVCPVVGNYEDPQEQLGLLPHQIMCSLGLGLTETAMGAKMIWDCLTCYQCQEHCPQNVNVTDILYELKYMAVAGVDEGRQNHDQAGGLR; the protein is encoded by the coding sequence ATGCTCGCAGTTATCTTCAGCGCAAAGATTGTCCGGCTGCTTCAGGCGTTTGTCCTTGATGTGCTGCTGCAGCGAAAGATCTTAAAGGAAAGCGTTCTCCGCTGGGCCATGCACATGCTCATCTTCTGGGGGTTTATCCTGCTTTTGTTCATGCACGCCCTGGGCCGCATTGTCACAGATGCGCTTTTCAGCAATTATGAACCCACCCTGAATCCCTATTTCTTTCTCCGGGACCTGTTTGGCCTCATGGTTCTTGCCGGGGTCGTTGTTGCCGTGATCCGGCGTTTTTTCCTCAAGATACCGAGGCTGATGACAAGCAGCATGGACAAGTATGCCATCGGCATACTGGCGGTGATTATCCTGTCGGGGTTTTTGCTGTCGGGGGTAAAGATTACTTCCAAAACTGAATTTTCCGATATGGCGGAAGAGTACGCCGGCTGGCTCAGCCAGGAAGAACTCCGTGCACTGGAAAGCTACTGGGTAAGTGACCAGGGTCTTGTGTCTTCGGATGTGACCCGCCCGTTTGCAGCCGATGTGCTGGATCAGGGCAAACAGGCCCATGAAAGTTATTGTGCTTACTGCCATGCCCCGGCGAAATCGGCCTTTGCAAGCTATTCCACCGGAAAGATCCTCAGTCCGGCCGCCGGTGCCATGGACCGGGCCGGTTTTGTGGGCATATTGTGGTATATTCATTTCCTCTCCTGTTTTATCGGGCTGGCATACCTGCCTTTCAGCAAAATGCTGCATATTTTTTCAACGCCCATCACCATTATGGCCAATGCCGTGATGGATGAAAAAAAATCCAAACCGGAAAATGTGGCCACCCGGCAGATCATAGAACTGGACGCCTGCACCCACTGCTGCACCTGCAGCCTTTACTGCTCTGCCATGATGGGTTATGAAGCAAGGCAGAACACTTATATTCTCCCATCGGAGAAAATTGCGCCCCTAAAGGCCCTGGCAGCCGGCAGAGACCTGAACGAAGCCGAAACCCGGGCCATTGTGGAAGGGATTTATCTGTGCACCAACTGCGACAGGTGCACCGTGGTTTGCCCCTCGGGCATCAACCTGCGGCAGCTGTGGCTCAATGCCAGGGAAAGACTCTTGCAGCAGGGCCCTGCAGAACCGCTGGTCCTTTCCCAGCTTTCATTTGTCAGGGGGCTGAACCGCAAAAAGACCCCGGCTGACATTTATCCCCTGCCGCTGGAAAAAGCCGACAATGCGGTTTCTGCAAAATACCGGCCCCTGCTGGATCCGGACCGCTCCATTGACCTGACCCCTCCTGCGGGAGGCCAGCAGCCGACCAGTGGTTTTGAAAATACATTTTCCTATTGTTTCGGGTGTCAGAATTGCTCAACCGTATGCCCGGTGGTGGGCAATTACGAAGATCCCCAGGAGCAGCTCGGACTGCTGCCCCATCAGATCATGTGCAGTCTCGGGCTGGGGCTGACCGAAACAGCCATGGGCGCAAAAATGATATGGGATTGCCTGACATGCTACCAGTGCCAGGAACATTGCCCGCAAAATGTGAACGTCACCGACATCCTCTATGAGCTGAAATACATGGCAGTGGCCGGTGTGGATGAGGGAAGGCAAAATCATGATCAGGCCGGAGGTTTAAGATAA
- a CDS encoding CoB--CoM heterodisulfide reductase iron-sulfur subunit B family protein: MMRYSFFIGCQIPSRVPQYETAARAVLKNFGVELADIRQFNCCGYPMRNVDKKAFLLSSVKNLALSENQGLDMLVLCNCCFGALKNAEHIMAEKGPLQDEVLGKIREMGLNYQGKTRIRHYLSVLYHDTGIAAIKKQVHKTYKELNIAVQYGCHALRPSSVTQFDDPVAPSLFDELVAATGAKSVDWTNKLECCGAPLMGTNDALSADLFSRKREAAIKAEADFFCTSCPYCQIQFDTVQQMLVEDSAGQKALPSILFPQLLGLSMNIDPQTLGLGANKLDISKIESYLSKDKE; the protein is encoded by the coding sequence ATGATGCGCTACAGTTTTTTTATCGGCTGTCAGATTCCTTCACGGGTTCCCCAGTATGAAACAGCCGCCAGGGCTGTTTTAAAAAACTTCGGAGTGGAACTGGCAGATATCAGGCAGTTTAACTGCTGCGGCTATCCCATGCGCAATGTGGACAAAAAGGCGTTTCTTCTTTCTTCAGTCAAAAACCTGGCCCTTTCCGAAAATCAGGGGCTGGATATGCTGGTGTTGTGCAACTGCTGTTTCGGGGCGCTGAAAAATGCCGAGCACATCATGGCTGAAAAGGGCCCCCTGCAGGATGAAGTGCTGGGCAAAATCCGGGAAATGGGCCTGAATTACCAGGGAAAAACCCGGATCCGCCATTATTTGTCCGTGCTGTATCATGACACGGGCATTGCTGCGATCAAAAAGCAGGTGCACAAAACCTATAAAGAATTAAACATTGCCGTGCAGTATGGATGCCACGCCCTGCGGCCCAGCAGTGTCACGCAGTTTGATGACCCGGTGGCCCCGTCCCTGTTTGATGAACTGGTGGCTGCAACCGGAGCCAAAAGCGTGGACTGGACAAACAAGCTGGAATGCTGCGGGGCGCCGCTGATGGGGACCAATGATGCACTGTCAGCGGATCTGTTTTCAAGAAAGCGGGAAGCTGCAATAAAGGCAGAGGCTGATTTTTTCTGCACATCCTGCCCGTATTGCCAGATTCAGTTTGATACCGTGCAGCAGATGCTTGTTGAGGACAGTGCCGGCCAAAAGGCCCTGCCTTCCATTCTTTTTCCCCAGCTGCTGGGACTTTCAATGAACATTGATCCCCAAACCCTGGGTCTTGGGGCCAACAAGCTCGATATAAGCAAAATAGAATCCTATTTAAGCAAGGACAAGGAGTAG
- a CDS encoding ATP-binding response regulator, which yields MAGKILLVDDEEGIRSVLGISLSDMGYEVHTAENGETALRVFHDQRPQIVLADIKMPGMDGIDLLRKLKAENPDTEVILITGHGDMDLAIKSLKYEATDFITKPIEDRELESALEKARQRIKLRQQWRSYTENLEDMVRRKTDRINAAAEGDENTENGRFRRLFEELPGYVAVIGGDYRITEVNKALKCDFGIDDPGGIACYELFRGLDEPCDSCPVTRSFAEGGPCQEELKFTPDGGGRTCHMFAWTTPLQDETGEVSRVMIMMTDISPLLDLKDHLASLGLMVGSVSHGIKGLLTGLDGGVYMLNSGFSRDDPEEISEGLKTVKTMSDRIKNMVLDILYYAREMEMDKQPADIAAFVRETAKVVAARARESGVELIREVDKSLENSRITIDAEQLRVAIVNILENALDACAEDRGKASHCIDFRAFSENGGVCFDISDTGPGMDAETRENIFKLFYSSKRSRGTGIGLFITRKIVTQHNGTIEVESTPGRGTRFRIRIPYGQQGAV from the coding sequence ATGGCGGGAAAAATACTTCTTGTCGACGATGAAGAGGGCATCCGCAGTGTACTGGGCATTTCCCTGTCTGATATGGGATATGAGGTGCATACCGCGGAAAACGGGGAAACCGCCCTTCGGGTATTTCATGATCAGCGGCCGCAGATTGTGCTGGCGGATATCAAAATGCCCGGAATGGACGGCATTGATCTTCTGCGCAAACTCAAGGCCGAGAACCCGGACACCGAGGTTATTCTGATTACCGGTCACGGGGACATGGACCTGGCCATCAAAAGTCTGAAATACGAAGCCACGGATTTCATTACCAAGCCCATCGAGGACCGGGAACTGGAAAGCGCCCTGGAAAAAGCCAGACAACGCATCAAGCTGCGCCAGCAGTGGCGCAGTTATACAGAAAATCTCGAGGACATGGTCCGCCGGAAGACCGATCGGATCAATGCCGCGGCAGAAGGGGATGAAAATACTGAAAACGGGCGTTTTCGACGTCTTTTTGAAGAACTGCCCGGTTATGTGGCCGTCATTGGCGGCGACTACCGTATCACCGAAGTCAACAAGGCGCTTAAATGCGATTTTGGCATCGATGACCCCGGGGGGATTGCCTGTTATGAATTGTTCAGGGGCTTGGATGAACCCTGCGACAGCTGCCCGGTGACCAGGAGCTTTGCAGAGGGAGGCCCCTGTCAGGAGGAATTGAAATTCACCCCGGACGGCGGGGGCCGGACCTGCCACATGTTTGCCTGGACCACACCCCTGCAGGACGAAACCGGAGAGGTCTCCCGGGTCATGATCATGATGACCGACATCTCCCCGCTTCTGGATTTAAAGGATCACCTTGCCTCTCTGGGTCTGATGGTGGGGTCGGTCTCCCACGGCATCAAGGGGCTTTTAACCGGGCTTGACGGCGGGGTCTACATGCTAAACTCCGGATTTTCCCGCGACGATCCGGAGGAAATCTCCGAGGGGCTCAAGACTGTTAAGACCATGTCTGACCGGATCAAGAACATGGTGCTTGATATTTTGTATTATGCCCGCGAGATGGAGATGGATAAACAGCCGGCCGACATCGCTGCATTTGTGCGTGAAACCGCAAAGGTGGTGGCTGCCCGCGCCAGGGAATCCGGGGTTGAGCTTATCCGGGAGGTGGATAAATCTCTGGAGAACAGCCGAATCACCATTGATGCTGAGCAGCTTCGGGTCGCCATTGTCAATATCCTGGAAAACGCCCTGGACGCCTGCGCCGAGGACCGGGGAAAAGCGTCCCACTGCATCGACTTCAGGGCTTTTTCCGAAAACGGTGGGGTTTGCTTTGACATCAGCGATACCGGTCCGGGCATGGACGCGGAAACCCGGGAAAATATCTTCAAGCTGTTTTATTCTTCAAAACGATCCAGGGGTACCGGCATCGGGCTGTTTATCACCCGGAAAATCGTCACCCAGCACAACGGCACCATCGAGGTGGAATCCACCCCGGGCCGGGGCACGCGATTTCGCATTCGGATTCCATACGGACAACAGGGCGCCGTTTGA